A window from Desulfonatronum thiodismutans encodes these proteins:
- a CDS encoding response regulator — protein MDQLGEHPSAHILVAEDVDINQQYLAFLLGQHGYSFDLVSSGVEAVDAFQGKTYDIILMDIQMPEMDGLEATTRIRTLERDHGLPRTPIIALTAYILPEEREFFLSKGMDGFSPKPIQGDQLHAEIQRLLPTRPPETRPAAFTASSNEPPRTTPISDPDPCLDSRPVYNLQDVKRRFMGNDKLWQTIAMGFYQEELPEYLEQIHPLLHDPDLQQTARLAHKIKGALGTLCADPARDAALTVEKAAKSGNVPETKNGLHLLLAELKRIPEAPETAKSA, from the coding sequence ATGGACCAGCTTGGCGAGCACCCTTCAGCCCATATCCTGGTCGCCGAGGACGTGGACATCAACCAGCAATACCTCGCCTTTCTTTTGGGGCAGCACGGATACAGCTTCGACCTGGTTTCCAGCGGGGTCGAGGCCGTTGATGCCTTCCAAGGAAAAACCTACGACATTATTCTCATGGACATCCAGATGCCGGAGATGGACGGCCTGGAAGCCACGACCCGCATCCGCACCCTGGAGCGGGACCATGGCTTGCCGCGCACGCCGATTATCGCCCTCACCGCCTATATCCTGCCCGAGGAGCGAGAATTTTTCCTGAGCAAAGGCATGGACGGCTTCTCGCCCAAACCGATCCAGGGCGACCAGCTTCATGCCGAAATCCAGCGCTTGCTGCCGACACGGCCCCCGGAGACACGCCCAGCCGCTTTTACAGCCTCCTCCAACGAGCCTCCGCGGACAACGCCGATTTCCGATCCCGATCCTTGCCTTGACTCCCGACCGGTCTACAACCTTCAGGACGTCAAGCGACGATTTATGGGCAATGACAAACTGTGGCAAACAATTGCCATGGGCTTTTACCAGGAAGAGCTGCCCGAATACCTGGAACAGATCCATCCCCTGCTCCATGACCCGGACCTTCAGCAAACGGCCCGGCTGGCCCACAAGATCAAAGGCGCGCTGGGTACGCTCTGCGCCGACCCGGCCCGGGACGCGGCCCTGACCGTGGAAAAGGCCGCGAAAAGCGGGAATGTTCCGGAAACGAAAAACGGTCTGCATCTGCTCCTCGCGGAGTTGAAACGCATCCCTGAGGCCCCGGAAACCGCTAAATCAGCATAA